The window tgttttggttttgataaacttttaaaacggaatgaaatatttatctaaTACGTTCATTAACTTGCTTCCAAACCGATCAGAGGAAACTTTGAgcttcatttaaagtttaattacaGTTTCAGATCAACAGAACCGATTCTCTTCTGGACCACCAGAACATTTTCTCTGGTCAGAAACTGAGGATGGGAATCTAAATTTAGtagctcaaaattattcatacctctggcagattcaattttatttagtaGGAAATACCAgtttaatatgaaataaaaaatatatgttaccTATTTTATTAGGACCTTGTTTAtaatgatgatgacgatgatgatgatgatgatgatgatgatgatgatggagacACTGAACGGCCTGTTCTTCATCAACTAGAAGCCGTGGAACCTGATGATCAAACATCGACACGTCCAGAGACGAGGACGGCGCTCACACACTGCAGTCAGGTGAGTGCGGCTGGactgtggttctgctggttccgATGAGTccagttctgacccggtccagTCTTATCCCGTCCTGTGTTCCACCTGTGAGCAGCTACACGGATCCCCAGGTGTCCATGGACCTACTGAGGGCCGTACTTCAGCCCAGCTTCAACGATGACATCATGGCGGTTTTCAGAAAGTAccagaaggtcagaggtcacaccGTAGGGATGGGGCCACGCGCGGGCAGGTGTGGAGTCTGACCAGGTGCGTCTGTGTTGCAGTTCTTTGAGAAGGCGGCGGAGAATGTGAAGGAGAACGTCGGCAAAGACGTCCAGACGGACCAGCTGATCCGGGAGGCCTGCAGGAACGTTCTGGAACATgtgaggtcacttcctgtttcctcccatAGCAGCCCACTCTACCCACACTCACCTGGTTCTGTAATGTCATCACCAGGCCAAACAGCTGTTTCCAGAGGTGGAGGGGAAAAGAACAGGATCAGAAGTCACGATGAAGGTACACGCCCTCTgactgaccaatcagagcaggCTGTGACCCAActtggttctgacccggttctgtttgtgctgcagagatCCAGAGCAGCTGATGAAGACTTTGTGATCAGAGGAAATATTCTACCTAAGAAGGTAGCGTGTTAGCCAGGTGTGGCCTGAACATCTTCATGTTTGACGTAGGACTAGGCTATGTTAGCTAGCTTGCTGGCTAGGCTATGTTAGCTAGCTTGCTGGCTAGGCTATGTTAGCTAGCTTGCTGGCTAGGCTATGTTAGCTAGCTTGCTGGCTAGGCTATGTAAGCTGGGTAGCTAACAgctaccctaaccctaaccctagcTTTGTGAGGTGGCCATGTTAGCTACTAGCTTTATTGTGCCCTTTGTGGGTACGTgctaatttttttcttggttgGCTAAACGCCGAATCAGGTGAGGTTGTTTACTGTTGCCTTCGTGTGATTGGTCCGTCTCTGTCCTCAGAGGAAAAGTCGTCCAGGTCCGGTCGTCTCCTCGGACCGTTCCGCCAGCTACCCTCTGTGAGTACCTGACCAGGTGACATCATCAGCGTCCAGGCAGACCGCAGCACCTCATTGGTTTGAGTTTTTCTCCTCAGAGTGAAGCCGAAGGCGGAGCCTGTGAAGAGGGAGGGGCCAAAGGTGAGTCTGTTCTTAAACTCTGACAGGTGAGCTTTGAAGGTGTGCTGTTGGCTGGttactgccacctagtggtcaGGCTGAAGGGAGGAGCCACTGCTAATGGAAATCACCTGTGAGGAAGTTgacctgtgtgtgtttcagtgggATCCATCCAGACTCAACGACGGCAGCATGTTCGTTCTGGGCTCCAGAGCCAACAAGTGAGTCACCGAACCAATCAGAAACGGGCGTGATGTCATGGTGATGTCATGAGATCGGCTTTGATCAACTTTGTTGAGTagctgaacaggaagtgagtgaTTGGCTGCTGTGATGTCATCGCAGGGCGCTGGGGATGGGCGGAACCAGAGGGCGGATCTACATCAAACACTCCGACCTGTTCAAGGTGAGTCCGGCTTCCTGTCACATGACCTCTGAGTGCAGGCGTGCTGCTGACCTGCGGGGGGCGCTGTGTGTTTCAGTACGCCGCTGACGCCAAGGACAAGCAGTGGCTGGCAGAACGGCACCACATGAGGGCCACAGGGGGCAAAATGGTGAGAACTCTGGTACCACCAGAacattctggttctgttggcGGTTCTGCAGAACCTCTGGTCTCTGATTCTGACTCGTTTCTTTTCAGGCCTACCTTCTGATTGAGGAGGACATCCTGGATCTGTCCCGCAGCGATGAGTACAGgtgagttctggttctgttcttcaGAACCGGCCGTGTGCATTCGGGTCGGGCCAGATGAAACCTGGACAAACGGATTCAGGCTGAGTCAGCCGAACTGATGCACTCTGGACCAGAACCTTACAGCATCCCGACTCTGACGGTTCTGACCCACAGCTCATtgaactggatcagaaccagactggGATGGTGGGAGGAGCctgttcttcttctcctgtttcaACCTTCAGTTTCATGTTGTTCCTGATTTTTGATCCTTTTGAggtcaataaagtatttttcaattGGTTCATATTCCTTTcctgcaaaaaagaaatggaccattttcttagtttattgttgagcaggaACAAAATTctcaaacctttaaaaagcacatggtttccatggtaaccCGCGTGTTTTCCAGGGACTGTCCGGACGTGCGGATGGATGAGCTGAAGCCGTTTGGCGTTCCTCCCTGGATGGTGGAGAAGATGCAGCGCGCCATGGAGGCTCAGAGGGACAACGAGCCCTGAAGGTCACCTGACCCCGAGGCTCTGATCATGTGACCCCTCTGTAACAGTTATGGGCCCGGCTGACCGCAGCATCACAGGACTGTGTGAATGAAAACAGGAGGCAGGGCTTTTAGGTTTGGTGTATCTGTGTTGTTGAGTGATTTGAATAAAACCAGATAATTACAGCAGCACGAAGAGAGACGAGATTATTGACTCAGAATAAATTAATTCCAAAATCATGAAGTCCAGAGTCCTTTTTCTAGCTCGCCATCTTCAGATCCAGATGAGGATCTGATCCAACTGGACCTCCTGACCCTCTCAGACAGAGGGGCGTACTCGGCCACCATCAGCTGAGACGTTCCAGGCTGTAAGTTCAAAGATTTGGATCAGTTTGTGTGGAAGACAGCAGGAGGTGAGGCTTTAAATAAGCTAGCAGAGTTTGGGGCAACGCAGGAAGTGGGcccgcaaaaataaaagtccctAACTAATTTCAGGTTAcaccattatttttattagatgtttgttttctctgctgaaaaaaaactgttttgtagaCAATGTTCTGCTGCCTCAGCTGTGATCAGCTGACCTTTGGTTCTAGCAGACATGAAACTCAACCAACAGGATATGACATCACATCTTTATTAGAAAAAACACCAGAGTGGGCGGGGTCACTCGATTCCTTCCTGCTTGTCTTTAATGGCGACCCGGAAGCGTTCCTCCAGCAGCGACAGCTCACTGATCAAGTCTGTGATGGCATTGGTGAACGCTTCCTGGGGAGGACacgacatcacttcctgtt of the Poecilia reticulata strain Guanapo unplaced genomic scaffold, Guppy_female_1.0+MT scaffold_233, whole genome shotgun sequence genome contains:
- the LOC103460350 gene encoding deoxynucleotidyltransferase terminal-interacting protein 1 isoform X1 is translated as MGAHRSEGGREWLEQVGAEHLDQNPKPWNLMIKHRHVQRRGRRSHTAVSYTDPQVSMDLLRAVLQPSFNDDIMAVFRKYQKFFEKAAENVKENVGKDVQTDQLIREACRNVLEHAKQLFPEVEGKRTGSEVTMKRSRAADEDFVIRGNILPKKRKSRPGPVVSSDRSASYPLVKPKAEPVKREGPKWDPSRLNDGSMFVLGSRANKALGMGGTRGRIYIKHSDLFKYAADAKDKQWLAERHHMRATGGKMAYLLIEEDILDLSRSDEYRDCPDVRMDELKPFGVPPWMVEKMQRAMEAQRDNEP
- the LOC103460350 gene encoding deoxynucleotidyltransferase terminal-interacting protein 1 isoform X2, which gives rise to MGAHRSEGGREWLEQVGAEHLDQNPPWNLMIKHRHVQRRGRRSHTAVSYTDPQVSMDLLRAVLQPSFNDDIMAVFRKYQKFFEKAAENVKENVGKDVQTDQLIREACRNVLEHAKQLFPEVEGKRTGSEVTMKRSRAADEDFVIRGNILPKKRKSRPGPVVSSDRSASYPLVKPKAEPVKREGPKWDPSRLNDGSMFVLGSRANKALGMGGTRGRIYIKHSDLFKYAADAKDKQWLAERHHMRATGGKMAYLLIEEDILDLSRSDEYRDCPDVRMDELKPFGVPPWMVEKMQRAMEAQRDNEP